Below is a genomic region from Micromonospora sp. R77.
GGCGCTCGTCCGGCCGGGCCGGGCGGACCATGTCCTGGTAGCGCGGGTGGCTGGCGCCGTAGACGGCGAAGTTGAGCCGGGCGTGGGAGAGGCTCAGGTCACCGTTCGGGCCGCCCCGCACCACGT
It encodes:
- a CDS encoding CPCC family cysteine-rich protein, which encodes MGDHSVAAACPCCAARTGGGTCPVCFWTDDGQSDADADVVRGGPNGDLSLSHARLNFAVYGASHPRYQDMVRPARPDER